The genomic DNA GTATTGTTTCCTATTGTTGATGAATTTATGCCACAAAAATCATAAAGTAAAAAACTATAAAAGCACGAACAAGACcctaaaaataaagcaatagtAATTGTTGATGCACAATTTTCTTGAAGATGACGTAGCACGCCTGCCGATCTTCGAGTTGACCAACACACGGATGTCGACTGCacagcaaaaaagaaagaaggatcgaagagACCGGAGGTGAGCCGGCAGGGACActccaatgcctaagtcagaatgggaaagAGCAAAGATATTAACCGCAAAGCATAGATAGcaagagttgcgattacctttgctttaataagatgacttgtatttataggcagggagagaatttgatttcccacacgttcaggaatcttatcccttgatattaGCTGAACAAACATTTAAATGAAAGATCTTGTTTGTTAGTTGTTCTGTGATTTTAGTGGTCTGAGATCAGGGGATCAGCATTATAGCTTTTGGGCCGTGCTAAGTTAGAGCATCCGAGTGGGACTTGATCGCCTTTATGATCTTAGATGTCAAATGGCGTATCTTCATGGATATATATCTAGATTGTAAATAGATATGGTATcctaataaatatttattaacaGCAATATCTTTCAGCATATCGGAGTTATTCCCTTTACCGAGACCCATATGTCCTCAGTTAGTCTCGGACTTTACGGTCTCGGTTAAGAGGGTCTCGGATTTTACTATCTCGGACACGTGGGTCTTGGATTCATGAGTCTCGGGTCCAGGTCTTGGGCTTGGACATCCTCAAATTGGGCCTGAGGACTGTTGAATATATTAATGGgttgatccatgacccaacagtaaTTTCCAGGGGTAATAAAATTGGCTTTGGATCTTTCCCTCCCTTGAAGCCAAAAATTCACTCGTAATCCACGCCTTAATTTCAACAtataagggtgcgtttgggattgggattttgcaaaaatattctacgtttttaaaaaatattgcaaaacttaaggcgtttggcattgcaattaaaaagcacttaatctaaaatatgaaaagaaaaaaaaaaaaaaaaaaaaaaaaaactgcatttCTATTGGCAGGCAGGatgtgcttatttgaaaaaatacaaatttaaaccaaaatcacgatttcgcataacaaaaatttgataaaaaaattactttttaatatgttttaccaaacgcctttgcgattttaaaaagtagcaatttcaaaaatataatttttaaaacgcaatttttaaaatcgcacttattgaaatcacaaTTTCAAATGGACCCCTACGTCCAAATCGGTGAAAcaattacattattattattattattttttaaaaaaaaaaaaaaggtaaggtGAAACACTTACATTACAAGAACCTAAATAGTTGACTGCCCTGCACAAACTTGCTCATGGTCAAATTCTGAATATGTCCCGAGCATTCGAGTACGGAACCCCATTTGTCAATTGTACCAAAAGATCCGAAAAATGGCATGATCATCTCCAATTCCAAATTATGAAAATTTGATCCATAATTAAGTGCGCCGATCAATAAGCAAATGCTGGATTAACCTCCAAAGCCAGGGGCTTTGATTGGATTCCAAGTTGCCGTCATCATCATCGTTCCTTAAATCTACTGCTTTCTCTTCCTGCCCACGTACCAGATGAAATCCGCAACTTTTAAAGAACATTGACGCTGACCTTACCTTAAATTTAGCTCGAAGATTATCCCCCTCTATCTTAAAAGTTGGAACATTGTAATGCAACCATACATGATCTGAGTGAAATTGTCCAGGGATATCTTCCTCCACGAAAGAATACATTTTTACACCATCACTGATGACTTCAAAGACAATTCCATAAGCATCTTCATCTTGTCCACCCTCTATTATTTCATCATGGTCATAAGGGATGTCTGCATTTGTTCCAATAACAGCAATGAAAACAATTCCTTTGATTTCCCCATCCAAATCTGCAGGCTCATCAATATCTATTTCATATGAATTGCTATTTGAAACATATCTACAATAGCTAAAACAATTTGGAATCTTATTTCCTGGAAACATACAGACAAATTTATGGTCCTCAAGATGTCCCTGTTACACAAATATGACAAATTTTCAGTGATAAAACCTACAAATTAAGGCACACACTAACAAGTATATATGTTAAAGACGTACCTCACttgataaataaatttgcaGATCATTCCACATATTTTCATGCAGTTCATGACAATCGGACAAGTCAATCCATCCAAGTGTTGGgtatatattaaattgacatcttTCCAATGACGTGCATCCATGGGCATATACTTCTCTTATTTTTGGTGGAAGTTCTGAAATTTCTCGAAGGTGCTTGCAATCTTCCAAGGTAAGGCGTCTCAATCCAACAAATCTGTTGAACCATGTAGGAAGGCTAACAATAGCGCTACTTGACAGATCTAGATATTCCAAACTGCTAGGGCAATCTTTTGATTCTGTTTCAACAGATTTTCTAGGTTCATCTAAGAGTATTGCCAATGACACACACCCACTAGCAGACACTTCTACTAAATTTGGTGGAAGCCCTAGAATTTTCTGAAGTTGCTTGCATTCATTCAAATACAGGAACTTCAATCCAACAAATCTTCTAATGCATGAAGGAAGGGTAACAATATCACTCCCTGATAGATCTAAGCGGTTCAACACGGAGCCACAATCaaatgtcctaaaaaaatttgattctgATAGAGCACAATTTCTAAGATCCAACCGTTGAAGTTTTGGAAATGTTGTCGAGGAACAACCATAATTAGGATCGTTGAACAATTGGACAAATTCTGCTCCATATGAAATTTCAGATTCTTGTGTGGATGTAATAGAAGGCCTGGATTGTCTGTTATTTGGAAAGTTAACAACTTTTGAACAGCCCTTGAGATCAAATTGCTCTAACTCTTGCAACTGATAAATGCTATTTGGGAGTTTTGTAAGGTTAGTGCAACCACTTAGATCTAATGTTTTAACCCTAACAAGGTACCCAATGGATGAAGGGAGTCTTTTTATACCAGTACAACCCTTGAGATTGAGACGCTCTAAATGTTGCAACTGAGAAATGTTATCTGGAAGACTTACAAGGTTTGTGCAACCAgctagatttaattttttaaccccAACAAGGTACCGAATGGATGAAGGCAGTTTCTCTATACCAGTATATTGAAAGTCGATGTGCTCTAAACATTTCATTTGACACTCAATTTTAGGAAAGTTCTCAAGTCTTGAGCAACCACAAAGGACAAGAGATTCTAGAGACCTCAACTTGAGGCTTCTCGGAAAACTCCTAAGATTAATACAATTTTCAAGACTCAAATTGACGAGCTTATCAAGGAATCCAATAGAACGATGAACCTCAACTAACCGTACACAACCATCAAGAATCAATGTCTCTAAATTTGAGATCCTCGAAATGTCTGGAACTTTTTGTAGGAATTCACAACCAGTGAAATTCATCATagtcaaattttgaaaattctgtcaaaaaagagaggaaataaattagtttgaaagaagtttacatcaaaatttaaacaaagaaatattaaaaacaataattaccTCAACTCCCTCTATTCCCTTGAGGTGACTATGAGGCATTCTTAAAATAACAAGGTTCTTTCCACTAAAATTGGATGGCAAAAATTCTCCAGGATATTCAGGCCAATAAAGCAACCTTAACTCATTAGGGAGAAAATTAAGCTCTTCAAAAAAGCGTGCATTGCGGCAAATTAACAATTGGAGCCTTTTCATCTTCATGAACGCTTTGGAACTGAAGTGTATTAAGTCTGCTTCAGGCAAATCTATCAATATGCCCTCAACATTGTTTGTTTCCTAGCAAAACAACGTAAAACTAAGTGTACTAGCAAAATCATAACATAAACGTACAAGAACTATGACcattttactaaattttttgttgtatGTTCTCAAGAAACACATTAACAGACAAACTAAAAagcacaaaacacaaaacacttatTATTCACTTGTTGAAGGAATATTTTGACAGGACATGTGCTTAACTTTTGCATAGGTTAGAtaacttaaaatttaaaaattttaaaaaataatttttttttaaaaaaaataggatgTTCATGTGGCCAACCTAAGTGGAAGGTGTGGTGGTCAGGATGGTTGTACGAACACCCAAATCTTGTCAGGGTGGCCACGCTGCCACCCCCACcttttttccactttttaattttttaaattaattttttaaaaaaaaaaaaaatagactttaACATTtgtttgagtttctcaaaatAAGCAGGTGTacactggaaaaaaaaaaaaaaaaaaaaaaaggtttctcaaaacaaaccaaaaaggacttctaaaaatagttttcatatttatgtcacatcaaaacatattttcaaaacaaaacaaaaaacatcttaaaaaagaaacaaatttataCTCCTTTTGTTTGCCTCTGTatattgcttttattttttagattctCAAAATGGGTTAATTGTTATTATTGAAATGTCAAAAGTAAGTAATCATCACATTCTCACACTTaagttttcttatttatatatatatacatgtttctCTTATTTGTTCACAAAAGTAAAGGCAAGATACTTACAAAAACAGAGCCTATGTTACAATCCTAGCCCCAAGTCTATTAAGGTCTATCAATTAATTAGTCTCTGCCTAGTTTCCACAATAATTTATTTCCATGTAATAGTTATTTCCTTCCTTGTACCTGTCATAGTCCTTATTTCCATATTAGAAGTCAAAGGGATATTTGGAGTTGTAAGGTATTGCCTTATATGGCACAGAAAATATTCCAGTAAACACCCTGTCAgagggtgtttgttaaacaccctCTCACCTCTAAAcactattttcattttttttttcaaaaaaatcaacatcaaaatattctcacttttttatttcacatcatttacttttttactactattcaaataaaaaaatcactacaaaacaatattttttcacttttcaatgccacttttttcaattttatatactAATCATAATtactctcttttgtttttttcaccaTAATATGAATTAAGAGTGGAATGGTGTTTACCGAACAAAGTGTTGCGAGGTTTGGGGTCATCTCTACTTTACGGTAAACATAGGTAGGTCATGCAGGAATCATCCTGTTAGGCGGTCTGTTTCTCAGGCTCGTAACAGCCTATATTTGAAATAAAAGCAGATGCCAATGACGACTAAAagtattttgtaattaaaagtATTCCATTTATTCAActattttgtaatattattcatcaaattcCTATTACTAGTTATTTTAACATGAATAACTTATTATTGAGAGTGGCTTAGCTTCAATATAGAAATTTTCAAGATAATTAACTTTTCTCAAAGCTTAAATATTAacatagtaaaaataaaaatttaaattataaaggACTCAAAATAGAAGTTCCTAACTTGAATTTCAGAATTTGCTCAAAGAAATTAGTATCAGAGAGTTCTttccacagaaaaaaaaaaaaaaaaaaaaaaaaaatctatacaTTATTCTCacaatcaaataattgaattgtTCTTACTTTTGTAACTGTGAAAATCATAGTTGTCATCAAACTCAACTTGATGTATAAATGTGGCTTTTAAATAGCTTGCAAAATAAGCATAgactatatatttctcaaaatttcaCGTTGGATTTGTAAACCATTTCTTCCAATAGAACTCACActaaaaaactatttaaaaattataccaAACACTTCTAAAATCCTTAAATTTAATCTATTATTTTCTCGTATTCAAGAGAAATTTACAACCACCTTAAGGCAATAAGAAGTAAACTtccacaacatatatataaaaaactaacaCTAAGTATTAAAATGATCAGTTTTTAAATGTGAAAGgttaattgaattcaaatttctttgtcattaaaaaagaacatgagaaaaaaaaaaatcaggaccATCAAATTTGTGCAACATAAGATAAGGAATAACGTCAAACGCTTGTagaaagtaaaagagaaaaCTATATAACAAACGTACTGCACAAGCACAAAAGTCAACAGTGTAAGTAAGAAGGATCCAATGTTATCTTCGATAGGACCATGTACAAATGACTAGTACATTTAATAACAGAAATTTTTACTGAAGAGGAGGTTGTAATCATTTGTAGTTTGGCACCAAGTCCCAAATGACAAGAAGACAAATTAGTTTGGATGGGTAAGTCAAACCGTGAATTTTCGATAAACACTGCATATCATCTTGAAAATGAAAGGACCATGCAGGGTAGAAGGGGAAGTTGAAATTCTCATCCATATAGTAATACGTGGAAGAGGATCTAGAGGATAAATGGTACGTACCAGGAGTGGTACAGATGTTTCTTTGGAAAGCATGCAATAATTTGCTCCATACCAAGGAAAATCTTTACAAAAGACGAATTGTGTCGGACACATTTTGTCCTATTTTGCAGTTTGGAAGCGGAGACCACTAGCCACATCTTACTGCTGTGACCTTCCGTAGATACATGGGATTGGGCGGAATGGTAAAAGAATTCAGAAGTGCTcgaatgaagaaaataatttcttccACATTTTAGAAGGCTGGATGGAGAGATTTGATGACGAAGATTTCGAACTGATGGGAACAATAGCAAGAAGAATCACCAAAATGGAGAGGACCACCGGTTGGTATGATAAAGGTAAATTAAGACGTGACGATCAACATTTCACAAAAGAAGATGGGGGCGGGTTTGATTGCAAGAGACCACGAAGGGAAGGTACTGTCGTCTATGCGCTCCTCCGTGGCTATTGGGAAGGTAGCGTGGGCTATTGCAAACCTTCGTGGTCTCCTGCAATCAAAACCGGCCAAGGGAAGGTACTGTCGTCTTTCCACAAAAACATTGAGAAACCCCATTTTTGACATAGCAGTAGCCGAAGCTTTTGCAGCCTGGAAAGTTGTGCAATTCAGTAAAGACATGGGGTTTCTCAATGTTTTTGTGGAAAGAGATGCTTTAGAAATAGTACACGCTTGGCAAAAGGAAGGACGATGTGGGAGTCGGTATGGGAAACTCATTGATGATGCCAAGGCTAAGCATAACAGCTTCCAGTCATGGTTGGTGGGACACATAAAAAGGGTAGCAAATTTTGTCGTCCACTGTTTAGCGAAGGCAGCAACCAATCTATCTTTGGAACGTGTTTGGATGAAAGATTTTCATTAGATATATTGTAATTGTTGAGCAATTTGCTCCTTGATGTTTAAATGAACTAATGGAagttcccttaaaaaaaaaaaccacaaaaattaTTACCGACccctaattcttttcttccaactACCCTTCAACTAACATATATACATGTTCGTGTGTACACACAACCCCCGAAAATTGATgtcccatttttcttttaaacttaAATTCATTCTACTCATTAAATTCTTTTCTGTAAAATATATGTATCCACATACATATATTTACATGCATCTTTTCAGCCTAATGtctaagcaaaaaaaaaaattatatttttcttgtagcttaactcatgaaaaagaatcgcatgtaaaaaattaaaagggattCTTAAAATAATTCTTACCGTATTTTCTTGTAAGACATTTAgaacatcttcatgaaaccatAGTCTACTGCGCTTGCCAGGTTCGTTTGGTGATTCTTttcgaacaatttctctacccatttcttGGAACAAGTCATGCATTACCAATGATCCGCAAGACTGAGTTATGAGACACTTATCCTTTAGCTCTTCGATGCCACTATATGAACGAAAACCACAACTATCTAATATGTTTGTGACATATTCTACATTCTCTCCTTTGAAGAAACACGCAATGTGAAGGAAAATATTCTTCGCATTTTCATCCAATCCATCATAACTAATTCTAAGTGTGCGTTGAATATCAATGTTTAGAATTCTTTTGAGCTTGTCCAATTGACTTTTCCAATAAAGTAGATCTTTACCATGTAGGGCCGACCCTAACACCATTAAAGCTAGTGGCAATCCTCCGCTATAACGTAATGCGTCTTCTGTGACTTCCATATAACCATTATTAGGTTTGTCGCTATTAAAGGCATGCCTACTAAAGAGCTGAAGAGCTTCATTGTCATCCAACTCATTCACTTGGTATGTTAAATCAACTCCGTGTGCAGTAAGTAAATGTTTGTCTCTTGTTGCtataatgattctacttcctaaaCCAAAGCAATCACCTTTTCCAACTAGCATTTCTAATTGGATTGactgatccacatcatcaagaactataAGTACCCTTAAACTGCAAAGTCTCTGCTCTATCAaagtaattccttgatcaacattGTCAACCATTAGACCTAAACCTCCTAGTATCATAGAAAAAAGTTCATTCTGCAAATGGATCAAACCATCCTTTCTACAAGAAGTTTCtctaatgttttcaagaaaacaactaccttcAAAGTGAGAAGCAATCGAGTTGTAAATAGCTTTGGCAATAGTTGTCTTACCAACTCCACCTGCTCCTAAGATCCCTACCATTCGTATATCATTCATCTCAATACTTAAAAGTGAATTGATCTCTTGTGCACGAGACTCTATTCCAACTGGATACTTGGCAACGTGCAAGCCTGTGTAAtttacaattttggagacattCTGAACGATTTTGTCAATAAACTCAGCTTCATTCctacaaaatacaaaagattAGAAACATTTAATAAGTTGAACTTTTCATACgaaaaaaatatagaaacatGACAATGAGGGTCTACAAAGATACAATTTTTGCTCTTGTTTGCCTACATGCAACCCCGCACTTGActcatatttttcaaacttCATATGTACTGTTTAACTTTTCAACATTTTTAGTTACACTATCCTCAAATTTGATTTTCGCTTGTTAAACTAATCAAGAATATCTTTTGCATTTCACACAAAAATGTTTGTATCATATtaactcatcttataaaaccGGTTTTATAGGGGAAGGTTGCCCATTTTTGTAAACATGcccaaggtcttgtccacaagcaatgtaGGATTATTCTTCAACACCCTCCCACACGTACAGACAAGTATTTTTCCTGGTCCTTGTCACGGAATAAGTAGTATTGGCTCCATTTGTCCTATGGTAAGCTCTGGtaccatgaaaaaatttgtggatctaactcatctcataaaccTGGTTATATAAGAGAGGGTTGCTCATATTTATAAATATGCCTAAGGTTTTGTCCACAGACAATGTGGaattatttttcaacaaaaacgCACAAAACATtaagagaaagaaggaaaaacaaaaaaataagacGTTGCAGAAAGAAAGGTGGTTTAAGTTTAAGGTTGAGGATGGAGATGGAGAACAAAGAGAAAACTTATCTCAGGATTTATGTTAGTTTCACTACCAAATTTCTCTTTAGCTTCACATCCTCTATTTCGAGAtctcagaatatatatatacccacagACTCACGCACCCATagatatatgtatgtatgtaattggaatcgggaaaaaaaaatctacaatgaATGCACAAGATTGATAAGAAATACCTGTAATTCTCTAAATGTCCCCCCAAAAAACTGGCCACTTTTGTTAGGGCTTCCATCCACCGCTGCACTTTCATGTCATCCTTGAACCTTTCTTGATGTTTAaccaatgttttttcaaaattgttctttttttgtaCATCTAATGGGTCCACCTTGTAAAACACTAGTAAAACAATTTGTCCCTTTGTTTCTTTACACTCAAAGATCTTCAATAGCTCTTCTAAGCACCACCTAGATGATGCATAAGTTTGAGAGAATACAATAATTGAAATCCTTGACTCTTCAATAGTTTTAGGAAGTACTGGAGAAATTCCCTCTCCACTTTTAAGCTTATCATCGATGAAGGTGTTGATTCCCTTTTGATACAAAGCCTGGTATAGGTGGGAAATAAAATCGTGGCAAGTACTTTCACCTTTAAAACTCAAGAATATATCGTACTTCCATCTAcgggtggaagaagaagaagagggataTGCTACTTGGAAGGTCATGGAAGAAGTCATTCTCTATGTATgtcaagaaaaagaggaaatgaATTAGTTCAAAGAAAGTTTACAACCGAATATAAACAAAGAAATACTGGAAACAATAACTGTACCTCAAATACCCCCAATCTAGGCGTTCTTATAACAAGTttatttctaataaaattgtatGGCAAAAATTCTCCAGGATCTTCA from Corylus avellana chromosome ca6, CavTom2PMs-1.0 includes the following:
- the LOC132185500 gene encoding disease resistance protein Roq1-like is translated as MDINLHLNLEMNDTRMIGIFGIGGIGKTTLAKAVYNSIALQFQSSCFLSNIREISSQPNGLVRLQEQLLCDTLEHSSVKVGSVESVDQGINWIKQRLSSKRVLLILDDVDKLFQLEALAGECYWFGLGSRIIITTRDEHLLNVHRVELNYQVNELDYNEALQLFCWHAFKSDKPHDDYVEVAEYAVHYSGGLPLALEVLGSYLYGQDIVYWKSQLDMYKRNLNVDILRTLRISFDGLEEAEKNIFLDIACFFNGENVEYVEKILNGCGFFANFGIEVLMEKCLITESCGSLVMHNLLQEMGREIVRQESPNEPGKRSRLWFHEDVRRVLEENTGTHKVEGILIDLPEADLIHLDSSAFKKMRRLRLLINRNARFSKKPNFLPEELRLLDWPEDPGEFLPYNFIRNKLVIRTPRLGVFERMTSSMTFQVAYPSSSSSTRRWKYDIFLSFKGESTCHDFISHLYQALYQKGINTFIDDKLKSGEGISPVLPKTIEESRISIIVFSQTYASSRWCLEELLKIFECKETKGQIVLLVFYKVDPLDVQKKNNFEKTLVKHQERFKDDMKVQRWMEALTKVASFLGGHLENYRNEAEFIDKIVQNVSKIVNYTGLHVAKYPVGIESRAQEINSLLSIEMNDIRMVGILGAGGVGKTTIAKAIYNSIASHFEGSCFLENIRETSCRKDGLIHLQNELFSMILGGLGLMVDNVDQGITLIEQRLCSLRVLIVLDDVDQSIQLEMLVGKGDCFGLGSRIIIATRDKHLLTAHGVDLTYQVNELDDNEALQLFSRHAFNSDKPNNGYMEVTEDALRYSGGLPLALMVLGSALHGKDLLYWKSQLDKLKRILNIDIQRTLRISYDGLDENAKNIFLHIACFFKGENVEYVTNILDSCGFRSYSGIEELKDKCLITQSCGSLVMHDLFQEMGREIVRKESPNEPGKRSRLWFHEDVLNVLQENTETNNVEGILIDLPEADLIHFSSKAFMKMKRLQLLICRNARFFEELNFLPNELRLLYWPEYPGEFLPSNFSGKNLVILRMPHSHLKGIEGVENFQNLTMMNFTGCEFLQKVPDISRISNLETLILDGCVRLVEVHRSIGFLDKLVNLSLENCINLRSFPRSLKLRSLESLVLCGCSRLENFPKIECQMKCLEHIDFQYTGIEKLPSSIRYLVGVKKLNLAGCTNLVSLPDNISQLQHLERLNLKGCTGIKRLPSSIGYLVRVKTLDLSGCTNLTKLPNSIYQLQELEQFDLKGCSKVVNFPNNRQSRPSITSTQESEISYGAEFVQLFNDPNYGCSSTTFPKLQRLDLRNCALSESNFFRTFDCGSVLNRLDLSGSDIVTLPSCIRRFVGLKFLYLNECKQLQKILGLPPNLVEVSASGCVSLAILLDEPRKSVETESKDCPSSLEYLDLSSSAIVSLPTWFNRFVGLRRLTLEDCKHLREISELPPKIREVYAHGCTSLERCQFNIYPTLGWIDLSDCHELHENMWNDLQIYLSSEGHLEDHKFVCMFPGNKIPNCFSYCRYVSNSNSYEIDIDEPADLDGEIKGIVFIAVIGTNADIPYDHDEIIEGGQDEDAYGIVFEVISDGVKMYSFVEEDIPGQFHSDHVWLHYNVPTFKIEGDNLRAKFKVRSASMFFKSCGFHLVRGQEEKAVDLRNDDDDGNLESNQSPWLWRLIQHLLIDRRT